ACGATATCTTTAACTACTATAAAGGGATTGAAACTATCCCGTTGTTCCATAAGTACTTTGCTGAACTAAGCGAAGCTTAGTTTTGGAACAATGATTTTTAAATAAAAGATTCAAGGCCGGTGGATATTTCGCCGGCCATTTTTATTTTACTACCAGGAAGAAAACAGCTAAACAGATCAAGACAGCTAATCGAATAAATTATTTTAAGTTTGGCTTAACATCAAAGTAAACCTATAAACCATGACTAAAAAACAAACTAAGCGGGTATTGTTGTCCCTGTTGTTTACCGTTAATAGCTGTTCTGTTTTATTTGCCCAGGAGGCAGTGTTACCCACAGCCTGGACAAAAGCGGCTATGGACGCCCCGGTTCCGTTTCCCGAATATCCGAGGCCGCAATTGCAGCGCAGCGATTGGATGTGTCTTAATGGCCAGTGGGATTACCAGGGCGGAAAAAATGTGCAGGATGCGCTTGCTCCTCAAAAGCCATTGTCATTTGCCGGCGAAGTAAATAAAATCCGTGTTCCTTACTGTCCGGAATCCGTATTATCCGGCATTCAGCGTAAGCAGGAAATTAATATGTGGTACCGTCGCAGTTTCGAGGTGCCTGCCGGCTGGAAAAATAAACAGGTGATCATTCATTTTGATGCCGTAGCCCATCATACCACCTTATTTGTAAACGGCCACAAAGCGGGAGTACACGCCGGTAGCTATGATGCATTCAGCTTTAATATAACGCCCTTTTTAACAGCGGGCAACAATACTGTGGTTGTGGCGGCGTATGATTTAAATGATGGCCGTGTGCCATCAGGAAAAAGCGGGCCGCGTGGCGATTATACCTTCTGCTCGGGCATTTGGCAAACCGTTTGGCTGGAACCGGTTAACAAAACCTACATTGATAACATCCGTTTACTGCCCGACCTGGCAAATAACCGGCTAAAAGTGCAGGTAAATACACAGGGGAGCGGAAAATTAACTGCCGTGGCACTTGATGGCGACAAAGTGGTATCGCAAGCAGAATCAGCCCGCGATACTTACTTTTACCTGCCCATTAAAGCACCTAAACTTTGGTCGCCAGATGACCCATTTTTATACGATCTAAAGATCAGCCTGAAAAATGCCGATGGCAGCGTTGCCGACGAAGTGAAAAGTTACTTCGGGATGCGCGATATAAAATTGGGTAAGGTTAACGGCGTTATCCGTCCCTTAGTGAACGGCAAGTTTATCATGCAACTTGGCCTGCTTGACCAAGGCTATTGGCCCGACGGGATTTTGACGGCACCTACAGATGAGGCGCTTAAATTTGACATCAGTTTTACCAAGAATGCGGGTTTCAACCTTATCCGCAAGCACATGAAAACCGAGCCGCAACGGTTTTATTACTGGGCCGATAAAATGGGCTTGTTTGTTTGGCAGGATATGCCGGCCATCTGGTATCAAAATGAAGATACCCTTAAAACCCGTAAGGAATTCCGGAAGGAATTGAAGGCGATTATGGACGATCATTATAATTCGCCGTCCATTATTACCTGGGTGCCTTTTAATGAAAACTGGGGCGCGTTTGATGTTAAAAATATAACTAACTGGGTTAAGCAGTACGACCCATCCCGGCTGGTTAATGGCAATTCGGGCTTTAATAATAACCCCTCGTATCAAAAAGCTTACGGCGACCCCGGCAATGGCGATTATGTAGATACCCATATCTATGTAGGTCCATACGATGCCTCGGTGCCCGACGACCATCGCGCGGCATCTTTGGGCGAATTTGGTGGCGTTGGCATGTTTGTTCGTAACCATATGTGGCCGGTAGAAAACAATGCCTATGATTATGAGCCAACAAAGGCACGCCTTACCGATAGGTATGTGTTTTTACTGGACGAAGTGGAACAGCTGATGAAATACAAAGGGCTAAGTGTTGCCATCTACACCCAAACCACCGATGTGGAGCATGAGGTAAATGGCATATTAACCTACGACCGCGCGGTTGAAAAGATGGAGTTAAACAGGGTAAAAGCCGTAAATGAAGCAGTTATTAAGGAGAGTTATAAAATTACACCATAACCTGTTTGTCATTGGTCATTACGCTTTGCTTGTCATTAGTCATTGACGCTGCGCTTGTCATTGGTCATAGGTCATTTCGCTGCGCTGTGATTAGTCATTGGTAGATTTATTAAAAAAATTAAAACAATCGTTGCCAATCAAACTTGCCCTTAAATGACCAATGACCAATGACCAATGACCAATGACCAATGACCAATGACCAATGACCAATGACCAATGACCAATGACCAATGACCAATGACCAATGACCAATGACCAATGACCAATGACCAATGACCAATAATAATTGTATTTTTAAAAATTATATAATTATTACTGCTTATGATGGATTGGCTAAAGCGTAACGGGATACATTTTGCCGTTGCGGGTGTTTTTTTGGTACTGTGTTTTTTATATTTTTCGCCTGCATTTCAGGGCAAAACGTTGGGCCAGGGGGATGTGCTTGGTGCGCAGTCGACCCAAAAAGAGATCTTGGATTACCACGCCCGCGATACCACCATTTTGTGGACGAACCAGATCTTCGGCGGCATGCCCGCATACCAGATCTGGGCACCTTACAAGGCCAACATCGCCACGCACATTATAGGTGTTATTGGCTACACCGTACCTAACCCGGTTGGTATGGTGCTGGTATTTTTGTTTGGTACCTACTTTTTATTTAATGTGTTAAAGCTCAGCCCCTGGCTGGCAGCTGCCGGTGCTGTGGCTTTTACATTTACAAGCTATAATATGATATTACTGGCGGCCGGTCACACTAACCAGGCTTTTGCCATCGCTTTTTTTGCGCCAATAATAGCCAGTATTATGCTGGCTTTAAGGAGGCGGTATTTGTTGGGTGCATCCTTATTGGCTTTGTTCCTGTCTATCGAAATTAAGGTGAACCACCTGCAAATGACCTACTACCTGATGCTGGCCATTTTAATTTTGGTTGGTATCGAGCTTTATCACGCTATCAAAAATAAAACTACAGCATCTTTCCTCAAATCGTTAGGGTATTTGCTTGCTGCATCGCTATTGGCCTTCGCGGTAAATGCATCAACCCTGTGGAGCACTTATGAATACGGCAAGGATAGCTACCGTGGCAAATCAAATTTAACCACCGCCACCAAAGAGCCGCAAAATGGCCTGGCTAAAGATTATATTTACCAGTATAGCCAGGGCGTTGCCGAGTGCCTTACCTTTTTGGTGCCAAATGCCTCGGGTGGTGCATCCGGGCCGGAATTGATTGATCAAAATTCGGAAACTGTTAAAGTATTTACAGATAAAGGCGAACAGCCGGAGCAGGCTTTAAATTACGCTCAGCAAATATCGTCGTTCCCTGGCCTGTCACTTTACTGGGGCGAGAAACGGCCGGGCACCAGCGGCCCCTATTATTTTGGTGCAAGTATTTGTTTCCTGTTTGTATTGGGCCTCATTATTGTAAAAAACCGAATGAAGTGGTGGCTGTTGGGTACGGTGGTATTAACTATGCTGCTGTCATTCGGCGGCAACTGGCCATATGTATCCGATATATTTCTGAAGTACTTTCCGCTATACAATAAGTTCCGTGCGGTTGAATCTATTTTGGCGGTGGCCGGGCTTTGCTTCCCCGTGCTGGCCTTCCTGGCCATACAGGAGGTTATTATTACGGTTGATAAAAAGGTTTTGGTTAAAAAGCTATTGCTTGCCTTGTATATAACCGGTGGGCTGGTGCTGATATTGATCCTGGTGCCCGAATTGCTGCTCAGTTTCAGGCCAAGCGACCAGTTAAGCAGTATCACAAATTTAACTCAGGCTTTAAAAGGCGATGCTGCAACTGCTAACGCTTTGGCCAATGCGGTAGTAAAAGACCGGATTAATCTTGAACGCTCCGACGCCATCCGTTCGCTGGTATTTGTGCTGATTACTTTCGGTATTGTTTGGGCGCTTATAAAGCAAAAACTAAGCCTCACGACAGTATCTATGTTGCTGTTCGCTATCGTACTGGTTGACCTTTGGCAGGTAGATAAACGTTATTTAAAGGATGCCAATTTTACCGATAAACAGGAATCGGCAGTGCCGCAAAGACCTGTTGATGTGGAGATAGCTAAAGATCCGGATCCTGATTTTAGGGTATACGACGCCACCGCCGCTATAAAACAAGATGTACAGAACCCGTTTTTCCATAAAACTTTAGGCGGGTACTCGGCTGCACGAATGAAACGATATGATGAGCTGATAGATAATCAATTTACCAGGGGAGCAAATCCGGCTGTATTGAACATGTTAAATGCCAAATATGTCATCGTGCCCGATTCATCTAAACAAGGACAAATGTTATTGCCAAATCCCGAGGCATGCGGTAATGCCTGGTTTATAAAAAGTATAAAATATGTTGATGGCGCAGACGCGGAAATGAAGGCACTTAGCAGCTTCTCGCCAAAAAACGAGGCCGTGGCTGATAAAAGTTATCAAAGCGTTGCCGGCAATTTGCAGGCAGGCGATACTACTTCCGTTATCAAACTGGTAAGCTATAACCCCGACCATATGACATACAAATCGGCGTCAAAAACAGGTGGTGTAGCGGTGTTTTCGGAGATATATTATGACAAAGGCTGGAAGATGCTGATTGATGGGATAGAGAAACCATATTTCCGTGCAAATTACCTGCTACGCGCGGCTTCAATCCCGGCAGGGGAGCATAAGGTGGAGTTTGTTTTCCATCCGGCATCGTATTATGTTGGGGAAGATATTTCCATGGCTGGCTCGGTGTTGCTGGTGCTGTTGTTGGGCGGTGCTGTTTTTGGAGATGAGCTAAAGAAAATGATAGGAAAGAAAAGCAAGGACAAATAATTTTGATTTGTTTACTGATGCCGGTAGTTTGTCTGAACTCGGATTAAGCAGACTTTTCGGATTATTTGGATTTGATTTGGAGGACGAGACAATCAAAAAAATCCCGGTAATCCTCTAATCCGATGAATCGCGGTTCAGACAAAAAAGCGTTAGGGATTGCAGCGGAAAGCCCGGAGCGAGGGGGTAGGGTGCGATGGCCTGCGAGGACTTGCAGCGTAAAGCCCGCCCGCAGGGAACGCCCAAAAAAGTATCAAGTAGTTAGTATCAAGTAGCAAGATTTTTGATAACCGGGAAAAAAAATTAAAAAGCCAAAACAATAGCATTGATATCGAATTCCACTTATGAACCATGAACCATGAACCATGAACCATGAACCATGAACCATCAACCATGAACCATGAACCATGAACCATGAACCATGAACCATGAACCATGAACAAATTTTATTATCTTCACGCATCACCATATACACTGTCATGAAGAAAACCCTTACCCTTGGCTTATTGGCGCTGTCGTCGGCAAGTTTCGCGCAGCAAAAAACATTAATTGGCTTTACACCGGCATCGTCGGCAAAACAACTGGAAACCGAAAAAACGTTTGATGCAGGTTTAAGTTCGCAGCGCATTGGCGAAACCATTAAAACACTTTCGGCATTTCCGCATAATATCGGTTCGCCCGGTAGTAAGGCTGTGGCCGAAAAGATATTGGCCATGTACAAAAGCTACGGGCTTGATGCGCATATAGAAACCTATACGGTACTTTTCCCAACACCCAAAGCGCGGGTACTTGAGCTTACTGCACCAACAACTTATACAGCTGTGTTAAAAGAACAGGCCGTGCCCGAAGATGCCACATCCGGCCAGCCCAATCAGCTGCCAACTTACAATGCCTGGAGTGCCGATGGCGATGTTAGCGGTCCGCTGGTATTTGTAAACTATGGTTTGCCAGATGATTACATTAAACTGGCTGCCATGGGTATTGATGTTAAAGGTAAAATTGTAATTGCCAAATATGGCCGCTCGTGGCGTGGCATAAAGCCCAAAGTAGCCTATGAGCACGGAGCTATAGGCTGCATTATTTACTCTGACCCTGCTGATGACGGCTACTCTGCCGGCGATGTATACCCCAAAGGAGCGTACAAGAATGAATTTGGCGTGCAGCGCGGCTCGGTAATGGACATGGTGATTTACCCCGGCGATCCGCTTACGCCCGGTGTTGGCGCTACCAAGGATGCCAAACGTTTAGATAGAAAAGACGCGACCACGATATTAAAAATACCGGTACTGCCTATAAGCTATCATGATGCACAACCTTTATTGGCCGCGCTTGATGGCCCTGTTGCACCCGGCGGATGGGCCGGCTCATTGCCTATAACTTACCACATAGGCGGCGGCAAGGCTGTAGCTCACCTTAAAATGGAATTTAACTGGGATATGGTGCCCGCTTATGATGTAATTGCCAAAATAAAAGGATCAACTTATCCCGATGAGTGGGTAATGCGTGGAAATCACCACGATGCCTGGGTGAACGGCGCCAACGACCCTATAAGCGGACAAGCAGCCATGATTGAGGAAGCTAAAGCCCTTGGCGACCTGCTAAAAACCGGCTGGAAACCCAAACGCAGTATCATATATTGCTCATGGGACGGCGAAGAACCCGGCCTAATAGGTTCGACAGAGTATGCCGAGGCACATGATAAAGAATTGCAGCAGAAAACGGTGGTATATATCAACTCGGATAGTAACGGCCGCGGTTTTTTGGGTGCAGGCGGTTCGCAGGCGCTGGAAAGTTTTATTGACGAGGTAACGAATGGCGTAACCGACCCACAAACCAAAGTAAGTGTGTTCGATAGGAAAAAGGCGATGCAACTGGTAAATGCCAAATCAACCGGCGACAAGAAAGAGATATTGGAGCGTAAAGGCGAAAAGCTGGAAGCGCTGGGTTCAGGATCTGATTTTTCTTCATTCCTGCAGCATTTGGGTATCCCTACGCTTGATTTTGGTTTTGGCGGCGAAGACGGCGGTGGCGAATATCACTCTATATATGATTCGTTTGATGATTACAAACGTTTTAAAGATCCGGAGTTTGCCTACGGTGTTGCCCTGGCGCAAACTGCCGGCCACTCGGTATTGCGCATGGCCGATGCCGAAGTATTGCCATTTGATTTCAGGAGCCTGCAAGCTACCATTGCCAAATATGCCACCGAACTTACCAAACTGGCCGATGATACCCGCGAAGCCACCAAAATTGATAACCAACTGATAAAAGCTAACGATTACACCCTGGCTGCCGACCCAACCCACCTGTACAAAGCGCCGGTTGCTAAAGATACCGTACCCCCAATTGATTTTAAACCACTAACCGGCGCGCTGGATTCCTTAAAGAAAAGCGCCGATAAACTGGCCACCTACTGGAACGCCGCCGCCCTGAAAGATGGCGACCACGATAAACTAAACAAACTCCTGTACCAGGCCGAGCAGCAATTGCTTGCCGCCGAAGGGTTGCCTCGTCGTGGCTGGTACAAACACACCATTTACGCGCCGGGCTTTTATACCGGCTATGGTGTTAAAACCATCCCCGGCATCCGCGAAGCAATTGAGCAACGCAATTGGGACGAAGTAAAGGAGCAGATAGGGGTGGTTGCAGGCAGAATAAATGCATTGGCGGGATATTTGGCGATGGGGGTGAAATAGGGCAGCGATATAAATATTTTAGAACTACCAGGCTGATAATATGGGCCGTGCCTGCGGCACTTATGCTTGTTTGTATTTATGTACCCCGGGTTGAAACCCGGGGCTACAAAATGTTTCGGGCCGATGGCCCTTAGCTGCATTTGACCAGAGCAGATATGGCTAAACATAATACAGAGGCGTAGCCCCGATCAATTTTGT
The genomic region above belongs to Mucilaginibacter sp. KACC 22773 and contains:
- a CDS encoding glycoside hydrolase family 2 protein, coding for MTKKQTKRVLLSLLFTVNSCSVLFAQEAVLPTAWTKAAMDAPVPFPEYPRPQLQRSDWMCLNGQWDYQGGKNVQDALAPQKPLSFAGEVNKIRVPYCPESVLSGIQRKQEINMWYRRSFEVPAGWKNKQVIIHFDAVAHHTTLFVNGHKAGVHAGSYDAFSFNITPFLTAGNNTVVVAAYDLNDGRVPSGKSGPRGDYTFCSGIWQTVWLEPVNKTYIDNIRLLPDLANNRLKVQVNTQGSGKLTAVALDGDKVVSQAESARDTYFYLPIKAPKLWSPDDPFLYDLKISLKNADGSVADEVKSYFGMRDIKLGKVNGVIRPLVNGKFIMQLGLLDQGYWPDGILTAPTDEALKFDISFTKNAGFNLIRKHMKTEPQRFYYWADKMGLFVWQDMPAIWYQNEDTLKTRKEFRKELKAIMDDHYNSPSIITWVPFNENWGAFDVKNITNWVKQYDPSRLVNGNSGFNNNPSYQKAYGDPGNGDYVDTHIYVGPYDASVPDDHRAASLGEFGGVGMFVRNHMWPVENNAYDYEPTKARLTDRYVFLLDEVEQLMKYKGLSVAIYTQTTDVEHEVNGILTYDRAVEKMELNRVKAVNEAVIKESYKITP
- a CDS encoding transferrin receptor-like dimerization domain-containing protein, with the translated sequence MKKTLTLGLLALSSASFAQQKTLIGFTPASSAKQLETEKTFDAGLSSQRIGETIKTLSAFPHNIGSPGSKAVAEKILAMYKSYGLDAHIETYTVLFPTPKARVLELTAPTTYTAVLKEQAVPEDATSGQPNQLPTYNAWSADGDVSGPLVFVNYGLPDDYIKLAAMGIDVKGKIVIAKYGRSWRGIKPKVAYEHGAIGCIIYSDPADDGYSAGDVYPKGAYKNEFGVQRGSVMDMVIYPGDPLTPGVGATKDAKRLDRKDATTILKIPVLPISYHDAQPLLAALDGPVAPGGWAGSLPITYHIGGGKAVAHLKMEFNWDMVPAYDVIAKIKGSTYPDEWVMRGNHHDAWVNGANDPISGQAAMIEEAKALGDLLKTGWKPKRSIIYCSWDGEEPGLIGSTEYAEAHDKELQQKTVVYINSDSNGRGFLGAGGSQALESFIDEVTNGVTDPQTKVSVFDRKKAMQLVNAKSTGDKKEILERKGEKLEALGSGSDFSSFLQHLGIPTLDFGFGGEDGGGEYHSIYDSFDDYKRFKDPEFAYGVALAQTAGHSVLRMADAEVLPFDFRSLQATIAKYATELTKLADDTREATKIDNQLIKANDYTLAADPTHLYKAPVAKDTVPPIDFKPLTGALDSLKKSADKLATYWNAAALKDGDHDKLNKLLYQAEQQLLAAEGLPRRGWYKHTIYAPGFYTGYGVKTIPGIREAIEQRNWDEVKEQIGVVAGRINALAGYLAMGVK
- a CDS encoding YfhO family protein, which codes for MMDWLKRNGIHFAVAGVFLVLCFLYFSPAFQGKTLGQGDVLGAQSTQKEILDYHARDTTILWTNQIFGGMPAYQIWAPYKANIATHIIGVIGYTVPNPVGMVLVFLFGTYFLFNVLKLSPWLAAAGAVAFTFTSYNMILLAAGHTNQAFAIAFFAPIIASIMLALRRRYLLGASLLALFLSIEIKVNHLQMTYYLMLAILILVGIELYHAIKNKTTASFLKSLGYLLAASLLAFAVNASTLWSTYEYGKDSYRGKSNLTTATKEPQNGLAKDYIYQYSQGVAECLTFLVPNASGGASGPELIDQNSETVKVFTDKGEQPEQALNYAQQISSFPGLSLYWGEKRPGTSGPYYFGASICFLFVLGLIIVKNRMKWWLLGTVVLTMLLSFGGNWPYVSDIFLKYFPLYNKFRAVESILAVAGLCFPVLAFLAIQEVIITVDKKVLVKKLLLALYITGGLVLILILVPELLLSFRPSDQLSSITNLTQALKGDAATANALANAVVKDRINLERSDAIRSLVFVLITFGIVWALIKQKLSLTTVSMLLFAIVLVDLWQVDKRYLKDANFTDKQESAVPQRPVDVEIAKDPDPDFRVYDATAAIKQDVQNPFFHKTLGGYSAARMKRYDELIDNQFTRGANPAVLNMLNAKYVIVPDSSKQGQMLLPNPEACGNAWFIKSIKYVDGADAEMKALSSFSPKNEAVADKSYQSVAGNLQAGDTTSVIKLVSYNPDHMTYKSASKTGGVAVFSEIYYDKGWKMLIDGIEKPYFRANYLLRAASIPAGEHKVEFVFHPASYYVGEDISMAGSVLLVLLLGGAVFGDELKKMIGKKSKDK